In one Aulosira sp. FACHB-615 genomic region, the following are encoded:
- a CDS encoding DUF6174 domain-containing protein, translated as MRSPIVIGTGLLVSIILNTQVFAKSTVNLPQITAQNSQQQILNQNNQKTNSGLITLQRTACYGTCPIYKITIFPDGRVVYEGERFVKVVGKRTARISPQAVRRLVAEFNKVNYFSLANSYQGGRTDAPSAITSLTIGKRQKTVNHYLGSPNAPQALTALENKIDAVVNSQRWVGSKNEQTPNPNDANSTQLKVNRQLWNQQKLNNYRFTFSRSCFCLPKATQPVVITVRNNQVASITPVNNNEPVDTELFQQYNSIPKLFGIIDDAIAKKASSLNIKYDPQFGYPTQINIDYNQQIADEEIYLTISNLEPLK; from the coding sequence ATGCGATCGCCTATCGTAATCGGTACAGGATTACTTGTATCTATAATTTTAAATACCCAAGTATTTGCAAAATCTACAGTCAATTTACCACAAATCACTGCCCAGAACTCTCAGCAACAAATATTAAATCAAAATAATCAAAAGACAAACTCAGGGCTGATTACTCTGCAAAGAACAGCCTGCTATGGTACTTGTCCCATTTATAAAATTACCATCTTTCCTGATGGGAGAGTTGTCTACGAAGGGGAGCGTTTTGTGAAAGTTGTCGGTAAAAGAACTGCCAGAATTAGTCCCCAAGCAGTAAGAAGATTAGTTGCAGAATTTAATAAGGTAAACTATTTTTCATTAGCAAATAGCTACCAAGGCGGAAGGACAGATGCGCCTTCTGCAATTACTTCTTTAACTATCGGTAAACGTCAGAAAACTGTTAATCATTATCTCGGTTCACCAAACGCACCGCAAGCACTAACAGCTTTAGAAAATAAAATCGATGCTGTTGTAAATTCTCAGCGTTGGGTTGGTTCTAAAAATGAACAAACACCAAATCCAAATGATGCTAATTCCACCCAACTCAAAGTTAATCGTCAATTGTGGAATCAGCAAAAGCTAAATAACTATCGTTTTACGTTTAGCCGGAGTTGTTTCTGTTTACCCAAAGCGACACAACCAGTAGTGATTACAGTGCGTAATAATCAAGTTGCTTCTATTACACCTGTGAATAATAACGAGCCAGTTGATACAGAATTGTTTCAACAGTATAATTCAATTCCCAAACTGTTTGGCATAATTGATGATGCGATCGCCAAAAAAGCATCTAGTCTCAACATCAAATATGATCCGCAATTTGGCTACCCGACGCAAATTAATATTGATTACAACCAACAAATTGCCGATGAAGAAATATATCTGACTATTAGCAATCTTGAACCTTTGAAGTAA
- a CDS encoding response regulator, with amino-acid sequence MNKILVIEDDINVRQNLVDLLYAENFNVITAENGYFGLQLAQTEVPDLVICDVMMPEIDGYEVLKELRQNPKTAIIPFIFLTAKSEKPDFRKGMDLGADDYIVKPFSRTELLTAITCRLEKQTAIYQQTQDKLDKLRTSITLSLPHELRTPLNGILGFSQILMEESELLDAPSIKEMAEFIHQSSQRLFHLIQKFLLYAELEIIATDPQRVREIQKQSTEFPTPVLTNLIGEKVKNAGREDDMQIDLSPCIVKISVSKITRIIEELLDNALKFSVSGTPIKITAKTINNSFSVSFSDRGRGMSREQIAELGAYRQFERKLHEQQGSGLGLIIAKKLAELHGGTLKIDSKPYEYTIVTVTLPCNSEEAEASIMTQHSALST; translated from the coding sequence ATGAATAAAATATTAGTGATCGAAGATGACATAAATGTGCGTCAAAATTTAGTAGATTTACTTTATGCAGAAAATTTCAACGTCATCACTGCCGAAAATGGTTACTTTGGTTTACAGTTAGCACAAACCGAAGTTCCTGATTTGGTGATTTGTGATGTAATGATGCCAGAAATCGATGGTTATGAAGTCCTAAAAGAATTACGCCAAAACCCGAAAACAGCAATTATTCCCTTCATTTTTTTAACGGCTAAATCAGAGAAACCAGACTTTCGCAAAGGTATGGATTTAGGCGCTGATGATTACATTGTTAAACCATTTTCTCGAACAGAATTATTAACAGCTATTACTTGTCGGCTAGAAAAACAAACAGCAATTTATCAACAAACTCAAGATAAGCTTGATAAATTACGTACTAGCATTACTTTGTCACTGCCTCATGAATTACGCACCCCACTGAATGGGATTTTGGGTTTCTCGCAAATTCTGATGGAAGAAAGTGAACTGCTAGATGCACCATCAATCAAAGAAATGGCAGAATTTATTCATCAATCAAGTCAACGTTTATTTCATTTAATTCAAAAATTTTTACTCTACGCAGAATTAGAAATTATTGCCACAGATCCCCAGCGAGTCAGGGAAATTCAAAAGCAGTCAACAGAGTTTCCTACACCAGTTTTGACGAATTTGATAGGTGAAAAAGTTAAAAATGCTGGCAGAGAAGATGATATGCAAATTGACTTATCGCCTTGTATTGTCAAGATTTCGGTGAGCAAGATTACCAGAATTATTGAAGAGTTACTGGATAATGCTTTAAAATTTTCTGTCAGTGGTACGCCGATTAAAATTACAGCAAAAACTATTAATAATAGCTTTAGTGTATCTTTTAGCGATCGCGGCCGGGGAATGAGCCGAGAGCAAATTGCGGAATTAGGTGCTTATCGGCAATTTGAGCGCAAACTTCATGAACAACAAGGTTCTGGGTTAGGCTTAATCATTGCCAAAAAATTAGCAGAACTGCACGGTGGTACCCTGAAAATTGACAGTAAGCCCTACGAATATACTATTGTGACTGTCACCCTTCCCTGCAATAGTGAGGAAGCGGAAGCATCTATCATGACTCAGCATTCAGCACTCAGTACTTAA
- a CDS encoding EAL domain-containing response regulator has translation MIKILVIEDEESVRENLLDLLEAEDFHTIAAANGKTGVDLAFSEAPDLILCDMMMPEVDGYGVLTALRKDPLTATIPFIFLTAKSAKSDFRQGMDMGADDYLTKPFTRAELLSAIMNRLERQATLKKYLSHPTNFTKTVSPKIQLLEMNLQQVVQKQKFHEFEVYYQPIVDIASGQIVAAESLLRWQSPELGLVTPTEFIPIAESTGLIVPIDQWVLQNVCKQIKIWHDVGIAYLKMTVNLSVIEFHQPDLIQKITYFLHNNHLEPQYLEIELTESMIMQDINSAIATMNKLKSLGLKIAIDDFGTGYSSLIYLKNLPINTLKIDRYFIHNVAVDYQKSAITKALIEMAHNLNMQVVAEGVETEDELHFLREAHCDYMQGFLFSRPLPAPEFENFLWSNRHLYI, from the coding sequence ATGATTAAAATCTTGGTGATTGAAGATGAAGAATCTGTCCGGGAAAACCTGTTGGATTTACTAGAAGCAGAGGATTTTCACACAATTGCTGCTGCTAATGGCAAAACAGGTGTAGATTTGGCATTTTCTGAGGCTCCAGACTTAATTTTATGTGACATGATGATGCCAGAAGTTGATGGCTATGGAGTATTAACAGCACTACGAAAAGACCCATTAACAGCAACCATTCCCTTTATTTTTTTAACAGCTAAATCTGCCAAGTCTGATTTTCGCCAAGGTATGGATATGGGTGCAGATGATTATCTCACTAAGCCATTTACGCGGGCAGAATTACTAAGTGCAATTATGAACCGCTTAGAAAGACAAGCTACTTTAAAAAAATATCTCTCTCATCCTACAAATTTCACTAAAACTGTTTCACCCAAAATTCAGTTGTTGGAAATGAATTTACAACAGGTGGTACAGAAACAAAAATTTCACGAATTTGAGGTGTATTATCAACCAATTGTGGATATCGCTTCTGGACAAATTGTTGCGGCTGAAAGTTTATTACGTTGGCAAAGTCCAGAATTAGGTTTAGTTACTCCCACAGAATTTATCCCAATTGCCGAATCTACAGGGTTAATTGTCCCGATTGATCAGTGGGTATTACAAAATGTTTGTAAACAAATTAAGATTTGGCATGATGTCGGCATTGCTTATTTGAAAATGACCGTTAACTTGTCGGTGATAGAATTTCATCAGCCAGACTTAATCCAAAAAATTACTTATTTTTTACACAATAATCATCTGGAACCCCAATATTTAGAAATTGAACTAACTGAAAGTATGATTATGCAAGACATCAATAGTGCGATCGCTACTATGAATAAATTAAAATCTTTAGGTTTAAAAATTGCTATTGATGATTTTGGTACAGGCTATTCTTCACTTATATATCTCAAAAACTTACCGATTAATACCTTAAAAATTGACCGTTATTTTATTCATAATGTAGCTGTTGATTATCAAAAATCAGCCATTACTAAAGCTTTAATTGAAATGGCACATAACCTAAATATGCAAGTAGTGGCTGAAGGTGTAGAAACAGAAGACGAATTGCATTTTTTGCGTGAGGCGCACTGTGATTATATGCAGGGTTTTTTATTTAGCCGTCCATTACCAGCACCAGAATTTGAGAATTTTTTATGGAGTAATCGACATTTATATATCTAA
- a CDS encoding PAS domain S-box protein encodes MYTQEQNLWLHSLEAVIDFSPLTVQPEATVSEVISLMAKCGVDVLVASVSQVIGRLTAQDVVKIVAANIDCQNTKITDVMQSPVITLKISEFQDITAVLSLLHQHQLNILPIIDEAGQLIGTVTPKSICQVLEQSTQSSAETERLRLLESAVVNANDSILITAAHLNNGQIEPRIVYANRAFTQMTGYTLEEVMGKTPRFSHGEQTSPTEMNRLFAAVQAGLPIRTELLSYRKDGSTYWVDMNLVPIKDDQAQVTHFLAIHRNITERKLAEAALQKSEELFRQLTENIPQAFYVWDATQQKLEYVSPAYEKIWGRSCDRLIEDPQSYFAAIEPSERDRVMAEFQKLFTGECFDERYQIVRPDGEQRWISSKIFPLKNDYGQIYRFVAIDVDVTERIQAEAAMHESERRFRAIFNGTFQFSGLLTPEGKLLEANQTLLDFGELQAPDVFGQLFWETPWWQSSPSIPQQLKQAIAIASRGEFIRYEVDILGANQTVRTIDFSLKPLKDETGQIILLISEGRDITELKQTQAALKQANQELEQRVRERTTALQQTNQQLLTEIAERQMIEAQLRQSQSMLQLVMDAIPQGIMWKDCNSVVLGCNRNFATIVGVEKPEDIIGKTVDEFLANKSEADFHHECDARVMATHQPEHHLISYQRLVNGKHTWIEISKIPIHDVAGNVIGLLGTVEDVTERQQAQADLQISEERFRLLAESIPQHVWMANANGSIEYVNQKALDYHSCTPEQVCGSGWQQWVHPDDIPQCVANWQASLATGQLLEGAFRLLRGTDQTYRWHLVRAIPWRNQAGEIYTWFGTNTDIDDRVTAELALKNSEQRFRNLVESSYDVIWEVDLNCVYTYVSPKIQDILGYEPEAVLGKTPLDFMPAELHETLAPGFQAIFASPQPFKCLENIQVHQDGHLVWLETSGVPVFDTDGKFIGYRGTNRDITERKQAETVLQATQQQLQAILDHSAAAIYIFDTNHRFMLVNRYIQQLLNITQEQIIGKSVYDLWPLEIADGFAKNNLQVMTHGLPIKVEEFVPLEDGVRTYFSVKFPLKDADGVCYAVCGLSTDITERKLAEESLTRFQKAIESTSDAVCMSDITGNITYVNSGFTEIYGYTIEEYQAAGGSKSIFKYPQELNQVLTAIANGESWRGEVTMQTRRGLLLHIYLRANAIKDSTGKIAGLVAIHTDMTPRKQAEEGLKLRDRAIAASSNGIIIADASIPNGPIIYVNPAYEQMTGYSADEVIGTSFGLFQRADMEQSVLQELHTAMQVGRPYTVVERNCRKNGSLWWNELNISPVYDTDGILTHYIGIQTDITERKQTETALLVSQQRLQYLLSSSPAVIYTSKAAANFGPTFVSNNISSITGYQPQDFTEDPNFWSNHIHPEDVKHVFAEFNKILQQEHYSLEYRFLHKNGTYRWVSDQGKLVRDDAGNPVEMVGYLADITQRKQLEQELRVALEKEKELNELKSRFVSMTSHEFRTPLSTILSSAELLEHYRHKWTEEKQITHLHRIQAAVNRINEMLNDVLVIGKAEAGKLEYTPTTFDLVAYCHHIIEEAQLNQNNRCWITFTSQYPAISCCMDEKLLGHILNNLLSNAIKYSPERSTVKLNITCTNAQVILEIQDQGIGIPPEDLPHLFESFHRAKNVGNILGTGLGLAIVKKCVDIHQGQIAVTSSLGVGTTFTVSLPLNHTMQIEEKDD; translated from the coding sequence ATGTATACTCAAGAACAAAATCTCTGGCTCCACAGCTTAGAGGCTGTAATTGACTTTTCGCCACTAACGGTTCAGCCGGAAGCAACAGTATCAGAGGTAATCTCGCTGATGGCAAAGTGTGGTGTGGATGTGCTAGTAGCTTCAGTTTCCCAAGTAATAGGACGGTTGACAGCACAAGATGTGGTGAAAATTGTAGCTGCAAATATTGACTGTCAAAATACTAAAATTACGGATGTGATGCAATCTCCTGTAATTACACTGAAAATATCTGAATTTCAGGATATCACTGCCGTATTATCACTGTTACATCAGCATCAGTTAAATATTTTGCCAATTATTGATGAAGCAGGTCAACTAATCGGCACGGTTACACCCAAAAGTATTTGTCAAGTACTAGAACAATCAACTCAAAGCAGCGCCGAAACCGAAAGACTGCGTTTACTAGAGTCAGCCGTAGTCAATGCCAACGATTCAATTTTAATTACAGCCGCTCACCTCAATAACGGCCAGATAGAACCAAGGATAGTTTATGCCAATAGAGCATTTACGCAGATGACTGGCTACACCCTAGAAGAAGTCATGGGAAAAACACCGCGATTTTCACATGGTGAACAAACTAGCCCTACAGAAATGAATCGACTGTTTGCGGCTGTGCAAGCAGGGTTGCCCATTAGAACCGAGTTACTTAGCTATCGCAAGGATGGCTCAACTTATTGGGTGGATATGAACTTAGTGCCGATTAAAGATGATCAAGCACAAGTCACGCACTTTTTGGCTATTCACCGCAACATTACCGAGCGTAAATTGGCAGAAGCAGCATTACAGAAAAGTGAAGAATTATTTCGCCAATTAACCGAAAATATACCCCAAGCTTTTTATGTCTGGGATGCAACTCAACAAAAATTAGAGTATGTTAGCCCAGCTTATGAAAAAATTTGGGGGAGAAGTTGCGATCGCCTGATTGAAGATCCTCAATCATATTTTGCCGCCATTGAGCCATCAGAGCGCGATCGCGTCATGGCAGAGTTTCAAAAGTTATTCACTGGCGAATGTTTTGATGAAAGATACCAGATTGTGCGCCCTGATGGTGAGCAACGCTGGATTTCTAGCAAAATCTTTCCTCTCAAAAATGATTATGGACAAATCTATCGCTTCGTCGCTATAGATGTAGATGTGACTGAACGCATCCAAGCAGAAGCCGCCATGCACGAAAGCGAAAGAAGATTCCGGGCAATTTTCAATGGCACATTTCAGTTTTCTGGCTTACTCACTCCAGAAGGCAAATTACTCGAAGCCAACCAGACATTACTTGATTTTGGAGAACTACAAGCGCCAGATGTATTCGGCCAATTGTTTTGGGAAACTCCCTGGTGGCAGAGTTCACCTAGCATTCCACAGCAATTAAAACAAGCAATTGCGATCGCGTCCAGGGGAGAATTTATCCGTTACGAAGTCGATATTTTAGGTGCTAACCAAACAGTCCGCACCATAGATTTTTCCCTCAAACCCCTCAAAGATGAAACAGGCCAAATCATCCTCCTGATTAGTGAAGGACGAGACATCACCGAACTCAAACAAACACAAGCCGCACTCAAACAAGCCAACCAAGAATTAGAACAGCGAGTTAGAGAGCGCACCACCGCCCTACAGCAAACCAATCAGCAATTATTAACGGAAATTGCCGAACGTCAAATGATTGAAGCCCAATTACGGCAGTCTCAAAGTATGTTGCAATTAGTCATGGATGCCATTCCTCAAGGCATTATGTGGAAGGATTGCAATTCTGTGGTTTTGGGTTGTAATCGTAACTTTGCCACAATTGTGGGTGTGGAAAAACCAGAAGATATTATTGGCAAAACCGTCGATGAATTTCTGGCAAATAAATCAGAAGCAGACTTTCACCATGAATGCGATGCCAGAGTAATGGCAACTCATCAACCAGAACATCATCTGATTTCATACCAGCGACTAGTGAATGGCAAACACACTTGGATAGAAATTAGTAAAATCCCTATCCATGACGTTGCAGGTAATGTTATTGGCCTGTTGGGGACAGTAGAAGACGTTACAGAACGCCAACAAGCACAGGCTGATTTACAAATCAGTGAAGAACGCTTTCGTTTATTAGCCGAATCCATACCCCAGCATGTGTGGATGGCGAATGCCAATGGTAGCATCGAATACGTTAACCAAAAAGCTCTCGACTATCATAGCTGCACTCCAGAGCAGGTTTGTGGTTCAGGATGGCAGCAATGGGTACATCCCGATGATATACCCCAGTGTGTAGCAAATTGGCAAGCATCTTTAGCTACAGGTCAACTATTGGAAGGTGCGTTTCGCTTGCTCAGAGGCACAGATCAAACATATCGCTGGCATCTCGTACGAGCAATCCCTTGGCGAAATCAAGCAGGTGAAATTTACACTTGGTTCGGCACAAATACTGACATTGATGACCGCGTTACAGCCGAATTAGCTCTAAAAAACAGTGAACAACGCTTTCGTAACTTAGTTGAATCTAGCTACGATGTCATCTGGGAAGTGGATCTCAACTGTGTTTATACTTACGTCAGTCCCAAAATTCAAGACATTTTGGGTTACGAACCAGAAGCAGTTTTAGGAAAAACACCCCTAGATTTCATGCCAGCAGAATTGCATGAAACCCTAGCCCCCGGTTTTCAGGCAATTTTCGCCTCACCACAACCATTTAAATGTTTAGAAAACATCCAAGTTCATCAAGACGGACATTTAGTTTGGTTAGAAACCAGTGGCGTGCCGGTCTTTGATACAGATGGCAAATTCATTGGCTATCGTGGCACAAATCGAGATATTACTGAACGTAAACAAGCTGAGACAGTCTTACAAGCAACTCAACAACAACTCCAGGCAATTTTAGATCACTCGGCGGCGGCGATTTATATCTTCGATACCAACCATCGGTTTATGTTGGTTAACCGTTATATACAACAACTACTCAACATCACCCAAGAGCAAATTATCGGGAAAAGTGTTTATGATTTGTGGCCATTAGAAATTGCCGATGGGTTTGCAAAGAATAATCTTCAGGTAATGACTCATGGTTTGCCCATCAAAGTAGAAGAATTTGTCCCCCTAGAGGATGGAGTACGCACCTACTTTTCGGTGAAGTTCCCCTTAAAAGATGCCGATGGGGTGTGTTACGCGGTTTGTGGTTTATCTACAGATATTACAGAACGCAAATTAGCGGAGGAATCTTTAACGCGCTTTCAAAAAGCCATTGAAAGTACAAGTGATGCTGTGTGTATGTCGGATATCACAGGTAACATCACTTATGTTAATTCGGGATTTACGGAAATATACGGTTACACCATAGAAGAATATCAAGCGGCGGGCGGTTCAAAGAGTATTTTCAAGTATCCGCAAGAGTTAAATCAAGTATTAACTGCGATCGCCAATGGTGAGTCATGGCGGGGTGAAGTGACCATGCAAACTCGTCGTGGGCTGCTATTACACATTTATTTACGGGCTAACGCCATTAAAGATAGTACTGGTAAAATTGCCGGATTGGTTGCTATCCATACGGATATGACACCGCGCAAACAAGCCGAAGAAGGATTAAAACTCCGTGATCGAGCGATCGCCGCCAGCAGTAATGGAATTATCATTGCCGATGCCAGTATTCCCAACGGCCCAATTATTTACGTTAATCCAGCCTATGAACAAATGACAGGCTACAGCGCCGATGAAGTCATCGGTACAAGCTTTGGCTTATTCCAACGTGCAGATATGGAACAATCTGTTTTACAAGAACTCCATACTGCCATGCAAGTTGGTCGACCCTACACTGTAGTTGAGCGTAACTGTCGTAAAAATGGCAGTCTGTGGTGGAATGAACTCAACATATCTCCTGTCTACGACACGGATGGCATACTCACCCATTACATCGGCATTCAAACAGATATTACTGAACGCAAACAAACAGAAACAGCTTTATTAGTCAGTCAACAGCGACTGCAATACTTACTTTCATCCAGTCCGGCGGTAATTTACACCAGCAAAGCCGCCGCGAATTTTGGCCCTACCTTTGTCAGCAACAATATTAGCTCCATCACTGGTTATCAACCACAGGACTTCACAGAAGACCCTAACTTTTGGTCAAACCATATCCACCCCGAAGATGTGAAGCATGTGTTTGCCGAATTCAATAAAATCTTACAGCAAGAACATTACAGCTTAGAATATCGTTTTCTCCACAAAAATGGTACTTACCGTTGGGTATCTGACCAAGGTAAACTAGTCCGGGATGATGCAGGTAATCCAGTGGAAATGGTTGGTTATTTAGCAGACATCACACAACGCAAGCAACTAGAACAGGAACTCAGAGTTGCCCTAGAAAAAGAAAAAGAACTGAATGAACTGAAATCTCGGTTTGTTTCGATGACTTCTCACGAATTTCGCACACCGTTGAGTACGATTTTGTCATCTGCGGAATTACTCGAACATTATCGCCATAAATGGACAGAAGAAAAACAAATTACTCACCTGCATCGCATTCAAGCCGCAGTCAACCGCATCAATGAAATGTTGAATGATGTTTTAGTAATTGGGAAAGCAGAAGCAGGAAAACTAGAATATACACCCACAACCTTTGACTTAGTAGCTTACTGTCATCACATCATTGAAGAAGCACAACTCAATCAAAACAATCGCTGCTGGATTACGTTTACGAGTCAATATCCTGCTATATCATGCTGTATGGATGAAAAATTACTCGGACATATTCTGAATAATTTACTCTCGAATGCCATTAAATATTCTCCAGAGAGGAGTACTGTTAAATTAAACATAACTTGTACAAATGCACAAGTAATCTTAGAAATTCAAGACCAAGGAATTGGGATTCCTCCCGAAGACCTACCACATTTGTTTGAGTCTTTTCATCGTGCTAAAAATGTAGGCAATATTCTCGGAACTGGGTTAGGACTGGCAATTGTCAAGAAGTGTGTGGATATACATCAAGGTCAAATTGCTGTGACTAGTTCTTTGGGAGTAGGTACTACCTTTACTGTCTCTCTGCCATTAAATCACACAATGCAAATTGAGGAAAAAGATGATTAA